In the genome of Streptomyces sp. SAI-127, the window GGCCCTGTTCCAGGCGGAAGGCCATGGCGCGCAGCTGGTCGCCGGCACCGATCCGGGCGAAGGCCTCCACGGCACCCGGTCGCGGGACGTAGTAGCCGATGTCCCGGACGACGGGGCGGGTTCCGCGGGTGCGCAGGGGGCCGCGTTCGGCGAGCCAGGCCAGTTCGTCGTAGGCGCGGCCCGCGGTGTGCCGGAGCATCGAGTGGACGGGGCGCTGACCGCTCAACACGGCGACAAGGAGATCTGCGAAGAGGTCGGTGGGCCGGGGCTGGGGGACCAGGGGGCGGCTCGGGGTCCGGGACGGGACCACTGTGGCGGGGGCTGCGGTGCGGCCGTCGGCGAGTGCTGCTGCGACGACGGTGGTGGGCGTAGAGCCGGACGTGGTGCCGACTTTCCCGGCGCCTGCCGTGGTGCCGCGCCGCGGAGCTCCGGTGGTCGTGTCGTTCGGACCCGGGGTGCCTTGCGGGCGAGTGTCCGAGGGGCGCGTACGGGTGCGGGGGCCGCTGCCGGGGGAGCCGGGTGGGCGGCCGTCGCCCGGGGCCGTGCGGGGTGCGCTGCCGCCGGGTGTGCGGGGTGGCGTGCCGCCCGGGCGGCGGGAGTCGCGGCGAGCCGGCGGGCGGGTGCCGGGGTGGTACTGAGCCCTGGTCATGACCTTGTTCATGGGATCCCCGTTCTGCGAGCCCGGAAAGTACCGGGCGGTAACTTGCGTTGGGGATCTTGTACGGGGCCGAGGACCGTGGCGGCAAGGAAGCGACGGACCGCGCCGGGGGGCCGGAATGTTCACCTATCAGGGTGATCGGACAGGGCGGAACCCCGTGGCCCCAGGGGCGGGGCGGGTGAATTCCGGGCCCGGGGTGGACGCCCGCCGAGGGGTGGGCAGGGACTCGAAAGGGGACGCCCGCACGTATCCTGAAGGCCTTCGCGGAGCCCTTCCGATCACGTTCTCCGACCACGAAAGCGGCCAGCCATGCGCGTCTACGTCCCCCTGACCCTCTCCGGTCTCGCCGAGGCGTACAAGACGGGTGAGCTGGGGGCCGGACCGCTCCTCGCCTACGCCGTCACGCCCGCTCTGCGCGAGTGGTATCTCTCCGACGACATCGAGGAGCTGGAGTACGCGGCGCTGAACCGGGCCGCGCTGGCCTCGCTGCGGCTGCTCGCGGCGGACGCCGGCGCGGCGCGGCGCCGGGTCGTGGTGGCCGTCGACGTGGCCGACGGGGCGGCGGTCGCCGACCCCGACCGGGCGCTGGATCCCTCGGCGCTCGGTGAGGTGCGGGTGGCCGGGACGGTCAGGCTGGCCAAGGCGGCCGCGGTGCACGTCGACTCGGGCGACGCGGAGGAGGACGTCACCGCCGCCGCGGAGGCGCTGGAGGCGGCCGACGCCGGGGACGACGACGCGCAGTTCGTCGTGGACGGGGCCGAGGACCACGAGCTGCTGTGGTACGCGACGCAGGAGATCCCGAATCTCGTGGGACTGGGCGGCTGAGCCGTGATCCGTCCTGTCGGGCTGCGGCTTTACCCACTGTGACCTGCTGATCTCTTGATTGTCAGTGGGGGCGGGTACTTTTTTGGCATGGGGAAGCTGACAGGGGCGCACATCGTCTGGGACTGGAACGGCACGCTGTTCCACGACAACGACGCGATCATCGGGGCGACGAACGCGGCGTTCGGGGAGCTGGGGCTCGCGCCGATCACGATGGAGCAGTACCGGACGCTGTACTGCGTGCCGGTGCCGAAGTTCTACGAGCGGCTGCTCGGCCGGCTGCCCACCGACGCGGAGTGGGAGGTCATGGACGAGACCTTCCATCGGTACTACACCGAGCACCGGGTCGGGTGCGGCCTCACCGACGGGGCGGTGGAGCTGCTCGCGGGATGGCGGTCGGCCGGGCACAGCCAGTCGATCCTCAGCATGTACGTGCATGACGAGCTGCTGCCGTTGGTGCGGGGGTTCGGGATCGAGGCGCAC includes:
- a CDS encoding HAD hydrolase-like protein produces the protein MGKLTGAHIVWDWNGTLFHDNDAIIGATNAAFGELGLAPITMEQYRTLYCVPVPKFYERLLGRLPTDAEWEVMDETFHRYYTEHRVGCGLTDGAVELLAGWRSAGHSQSILSMYVHDELLPLVRGFGIEAHFLRVDGRTGPSGGSKSEHMERHIAALAGVEAARTVVIGDAADDAVAAMRVGARAVLYTGGSHSRASLEVAGVPVVDTLAEAVAEAERIAA
- a CDS encoding Rv3235 family protein, with the protein product MNKVMTRAQYHPGTRPPARRDSRRPGGTPPRTPGGSAPRTAPGDGRPPGSPGSGPRTRTRPSDTRPQGTPGPNDTTTGAPRRGTTAGAGKVGTTSGSTPTTVVAAALADGRTAAPATVVPSRTPSRPLVPQPRPTDLFADLLVAVLSGQRPVHSMLRHTAGRAYDELAWLAERGPLRTRGTRPVVRDIGYYVPRPGAVEAFARIGAGDQLRAMAFRLEQGQDLRWRCTAVELGGSRAPRPDDD